The DNA region atcccttcgctgaaattcgtgttttaattttaatgttcaaATGGGAACTATCTATCAATATGTGGATAAGTTGCACAATGATAACTACAGTTGTAATAAAGACTTCAATTCAAAACTAATTGACCTCTTTTTACCTTATAGTATTTTTCCTTTTACAACAATTAAGAATGAATTTTTTAAGATTAACAAAGTATTAGTGAGAATTCTTAAGTTTAGGTGGATTGAGATTAGTAATAGAAGATAGAATTCATGTTAGATTCTACATGGTACTTATTAGATAGACTTACCTGGATTACATTATTGATGTTTATTGTTGAACCTCAACTCACTGTCAAACGCCTAGAACATTATCCACCATTCAACTGCATTCAAATAATCAATGGCTTGTACGAtggaaataaatttcattttttcatttttttatggGGTTGAATCCTTAAAATTGTTGATATTAAGTTTGATAACtcacaaataaaataatgagaattcgTACAATAATTTCAAACCTAGAAAACTAACTAGTTTTGTTGCGTTTTTATTGTCACTCTCTATATTCTGGGCAAATAATTAATCTAGTTGTCTTAAAGTACAAATGATAGTACCTGTATTCATTGACTTCAAAAAATTAAGCGAAACGCCCGATTTCAAAAAATTAGTTACGTAGGCGGTTTTCGATTATttctaaattaattaattagttatattttcttaatttatgtCATTATTAGCTATAAACTCATCTATTAATTAGcaaaatctaaatatttaacTTTAAATCGTTAGTCTCTATATTACGATTGATTTCGATCAGCTATGGTCAGTTTACCTCAAGGTATATGTAAGGATTTCTATTCTAGTTGAGTCTGGTCTTTTGTTCTGGTTTACAGTGTAACCTAATATCATTCATAGTTAAGTGCTTTGGGTGAATTACAATGATTTTAAGGTTTTATACAGTTTAATTTGAAGGGATAAATATTTTGCTGAACTTTACATAATTCTTAGGAGTCAGTCAGTCTTCCACTAACATACAACAACCTAGTTCATAAATATAATCTTCCAACATCAAGTGTGATAGGGTTTCAGGTGTCAGTATAAGGTTTTGGcggttgttgaatttcatttaaattacaaATCGATCAAATCTTAACAGCCATTGATAACATGCAAACAATGAAAGGGCGTTTCGTTTGTGTACGGGACTCCTCGGTAGTGTGCATCTACTATCATTCAACTGATTGATTCTCGTTTTCCAAGTGCAAGGCGAGCACTGCTGAGACGTTTAGCAATCGAAGGAAATGTCTATCCAGTatttacaggttttcaatggttgcctAACTCTAGTCCGTTTGTGGTTTCAACGAAATTCGGATAGTGTTGGTAAACATAGATTCGTTTAGTTTGTTGAAAACCAGTTTATCATGCTTTCTCATATGAGACTTAAATTAATGTTATCATCAGATCTTTTCGAACCTAGCAAAATAATGGATGTGTATGCCAAGTGTGAGTGTATTCTCATCTTTTTATCAAATCTAAATATCACACAGAATAAACCTTGaaacttaattattattattattataaaaactgATAATGCAGAAACCAAAACTAAATCCAAACGAATCTCAAAAATGTCAACCATCTTTGTAATTAGTAAGCACTGAAGTATGATGAATGCAAACAAACTCATCATAAAGGGTCTGTTAAAAAAGGtgttaatttgtaaataaaaatactGATATAACAAAAGTTACGCCCAGATTCTCAATTTGTAATGTGAACTATTtgtaaatataaaacaaaatacaaaacactcctaatcatgaaaaataacctttcataataataaataaataaaaatttatatcaAAAGAAAACAGCTAATTAACTGGTTATTACATTAAACTGTTACAATGTTATTTAAAGTGGTTTAATTCAAAAGTAAACATCTTTGTTTTTATAGGATTCTAAATGGTTCAAAACCGAAAAAACACCTCATCTTGAGTATCAGTATTGATATACTAATATATTCAATTACTGACATAAAATCAGTTCAATGCTAATCTTTGAATCTAAGAAATTTAGAATTTTGTTTAAGTATAGAGtgattttattcaaaaatttaatattatattcCTATCAAGTAAGGGGATGTTACTTAcctttgtttttattcaacaaTGAAATCGATTATACTCTGATGCTATTTTTCTGTCCTGAACAAACTGCCTCATTGAAATCATCTAGTCACAAGTTTTAATATAGTTGTATTGTGGTTGATACTGGAATTCAAGTTGTCGATTTCGTTCTACTTTGGACTCGTTAGCTTGGTTTGCTAGCACCTCAAACCGCCACAAATACCTTCACACCCTTCAAACAAACCAGTGGCTATTTGGACCTATTAGGTCAGTAAATTGTGCGTTATTGTTCGAATTATTTTAACATCAACCTCGTGACTTACATACCAACgggcattctccatccaaccctgtcctgggaaattctttccagctctttccacctgttattcatccttttcatatctgcttctatttcccgacgtaatgtgttctttggccttcctgtctaccgtttcccttcaggattccatgttagggcttgcctcgtgatgcagtttgctgatttgtgtaatgtttgtcctatccctttccatcgtcttttcctaatttcttattGAGCTGGAGGCTGGTTGGTTCTCTCCCACAGggggctgttgctgatggtatccggccaatgaatgttgagtatcttgcgtagacaactatttataagtacttgtaccattttgatgatggttttagtagttctccaagtttcagctccgttcgtactaaagattctgactttgacgTTGGCTGACAGTAACTGTAATTTCTATATGTCCTTCAACTATAGAAATGTTGCCCCAGCTTTGGTAATCTATGCCTTCACATCTTCATGAGATTTTTTTAACTTCTCACTCCATACTGTCGAAGAAGGTTTCATCAgattctcctatctacactaaCGAATGTCTTCACATGGTGAAGGAAtctgatgtatagtgacgagctCGATTAAATTTATTACTCAGTGATGATCCGTATTGTCGCGATTCTGTCTGTGCACGATCGGTTCTTAaggaatccggtctgttgatccCGAAACTGGGTGTCTATTCAATCTTCAAACCGATTAAGCAACGCTGTTCAAAATTTTTTCCTGTAACGATGGTAGTatgattcctctgtagttttcacatttgcccGAATTGCCTTTCTTTGGGATCTTGAAAAGGTGTCCTTCATTCCAGTCTGTCAAAGGCACTGGTTCTTCCGCCAAGATCTTCCTCAGAAGAACAGGGAACATATTCACAGTTACCTCTGTCTGATTTCATTGCTTTAGATGGTATATTGTCGACTCTCACTACTTTCCAACGTTTGATTCCCCTGAaggtcatcctgatttcttcgatcgttgttggagtgacatctataggaaggtctgtaggtGCTGCTCCGCTATCCAGTGGGATCAGTTGAACTTGTCTGTTCAAAAGTTACTCTAACTGTTTGACACATCTGTTCCCTTGTTCTTGAGTCTCAATGATTGACTTGCTCTGTTTGTTTTGGACTGGTCGCTTCAGTTTGTTGTATTTCCCGCCTGTTTAGTCGTTGTACCAAATAGATTTCTCagatttccttctcttgcagatTTTTCCGCCATCATTGCTTGATCTTCcgcatatttctgcttgtcagctctacTCCTCCACTTCACTGGATTATTTGCTTCCGTGTATTCGGCCTGTGCCTTTGGTTTTATTTGCTCTCCTTCGGTTGTTACTAATTGTTgtctttttgttcattctttctTGAATCCCGCACAGGGTATCGGTGGTACCTCTTGAGTGCCAACATCTGATATCGCATGCAATTTAGTGCTAAATTGGTCGATTCTCAGTCGTTCTCCATTGTACTTTCTTCTTCTTTtggtagatcttgtaaggctttaaacctgttgttgagagttatcctgaattcgttgaatttgttagtatctcgaaggaaggctatattgaacctttgtaatgttgTTTCCTGCGCACTCCACTATGATCGACTCCAGACTCCCATGAAAATGATCTTCATCATCCTTATGAGTATagttggtgggtgcataacattggaagacattcattgtgatttcgtgacttccgaagaaccTCGGCTTTAATCATGGGGTGGCCTTATTCTCCTGAACGAGGATCCTTAAACTCAGAGAGCAcaatttaaatggtttaatttgtttattctggatGGTGTTCTTTTAGCAGGATTGGATTGTTAATCAGATACCCAGCTCACCATGTTCACTCGAAATCGGAAAagtcagttttattattatagtaGCGAATATAAATGTATTAATATCTAAGAAGACCATTATTCCACATAACTACACAGTGAACGAAACATGCTCATTTGAATTTGTTGATCACAAGGATTTACGAGTTGAAGTAATGTGTAACTGTAAGATGAACAAGGAACAAAGACTCCGAATATCACCAGTTGTTCTCAAGGCTTTTCGTAAGCGAAGTCAAGTGACAAGAACCTGATGTATTTTCGggcatattttaaaatataggaTTTAGGGAGTGTAACCACAAAAATTCCTGTATTTGGTCAGAACATAGTATTTAGGAAAAAAAAGTTTATTCCATTAGGTCAAACTACGTTCATCTGTCTAAACTACGAATCGTTTTTGAGAGACTCGATAGAATTATATTGGAATACAAACTCCGTGCCAACTTACACGGTTCAAACTTAAGAATCTAAATTATTTCAGAAGTATGAAATATCTCGAACGGTATAGCCTGTGCGATACAGTTAACGGCTTCATTGGCACAAAATAACGTGCTAAACAGCTAAAGGaatggcgggatcgtggacgcatgctgctgaagagtcccatactggaacgaaacggtcgtccagtgcccccaggttttccatggtggtctagcttcaatagactcacgaattcaactattaacttaataaataaaagttcGATGCCTAAGAATCGATAAAAAACTTTCCAACAAGATGGTATCAAATATCTATCAGCAAGGATACCAGTAATATTTCCAAGGAGACAACCAAACGTTGACAGCTATACATTGAACCACGCCACAACCCTGAGTTTAGTAAAACATGATCTTAATTTTAGTGGTCCGGCAGTAGTAAAATTAGCTTATAAAATGTAAATCTTTAACCGATGTCAAGTAACAAAAGCCCAGACAAGGGAGAGAGAAGAACATAAGGTGTAGTTATAAGAAACACATATAAAGCTTAGATTACAAGACAGGGAAATGGAATAAGTAAATGACAAGACTGTCCAGGAAAATGCTTTCGAGAGGTTTCCAGCATGTTTTTTACATCACAGGAAgtgtttttatttcaaatatgaagcaTTTCTATATACGTTTTAACCAACTCCATGAGGAAGAATGAATATGGTGACAAACGTTCCTGATTTATCTTACCAGAGCACGTTCAGATGTATCAACTCATTTTCAAAACCTTAGAGTATCtaactgtatactgaataattattttaattttaatatgtCCCCTTATTTTATATGAAACTGGCCATTTGAGAGGATATTCAAAAAAATGCAGTATGATCGCTCACCCCTGGCGTTTTCTCTGACAAACCGAATAGTGTAAACACGCTACAGATATTCAAGGTTTGGTAGTGTTTCTGTTCATAGCACCTAAATGCAGCCAAATCAAGAGTCAGGATTTATTAGGTTTGAAGACAATATTTGTAAGGTTATCGATGTGTTCAGAAGCCAGAACAAACATGGATACGAAATTATGTTAATTCATTACATTTCCTGGTTTCTCATCatctgcttacaaccaaatatatcTTGAAAGTTAGCACTGAGGTAAgatatagtgtgaaacaattaaCATAGATGAATGAAAAAGGTTGTAATGACAAAGgctatcaataataactatatatatatatatatatatatatatatatgttcaggATGAGTGGTTTCAATGTACGTGAAATAAGAATTCGGCAAGGGAAGACTACATAACAAGTAAACAGTAGAAAATTAATGAcaatgtagcggtaaataaattcccaaaataaatagctctgtaagtcttcgacattggatgctgaccacattacttttaatggactcacctagctgaatgcgctcggtcatgcatccgcaccagatcacgagtgggaacgccgcgctcaacaacccctgcaatcgctagccagattagatcagacgatcctcgatatattgatggcctatcaaatatattttcgaacctcctcgcttctgtcttttgatttcacttggtaggtacgcttcatattaggtgttactggttaaagcgttgtcaaactcctaatacttgtggcatcttcaaaaAAATGTAATTATCAGGCTAATAGTAGGTTCATAACTGTATCGTTTTGGATACTTAAGCCAGGTTTGAGTCTTTCATCACTGTTGCTTCAGCAATCCGAAGAGACGCAGTAATTCCTTGTCTGTTAACCATTTTGAAAACCATAGGAATGTCAGTGATGCCCTCGTTCTCAAGTAAATTTCAGGCTAAAGCACCGGTAAGAGCATTTGCTTCTCAGTCTCAAGTTCTTTGGAACATGCTAAGAAATGTGAACATGTATATATGTTGAGAAGTATTTAATCTAGAATGGCTAGTAATTCCAAAGGACTAGTAGCACAGCAAACCCAGTCACGATTTGATGCGCCTTCAGCTATGATGTGTTCAGTAAAATTAATGGGGTcaacataaattaattaaacatcTAATTATCGCCTCTGAATACGAAGAGGTTATTGACCAACTTCCTCATATCTCAACAAAATATGGCCGCTACACAAAAAGCTTTCAGTGAATACTTGTCATGCTTCTCTTTTGAAAAACAGACGAGTTAACCTCTCGTGCCGAATCCAATTCTCAAGTTTCTTTTCTTGTTTAACTGTGTCCATTTTGCTAACTTGGGTCACTAAGCCCTGCCCTTAACTACTACCGTGAAGTTTGATTTCAATGCATAATGGATGATTTGCAAACATCTGAGGAGGTAATTCTTTGTATCACCGTAACTTTTAATTATTAGACAACCTTTGTCTCAGATGAAGTAAAAAACATAGTTAAAGAGGTGCGAAAGGTTTCATAACTCAAATTTTCAACAAATCTTTAGAGTATTGAAAGCATCATTGGTTCTAGTTCCTATTCACACAGTAAGGTACAACAGTGGACTTCATCCGTGATTGAACAATGCCTCAGTCAGTTGACTAAACTTGGAAAGCCTTTTAAGTACATCGGTATGTCTGATGAAATTATGTTTCAACCTTTTTCAGTCACCTGTGTAATCATGCAGAAAAGTGGAGCTGGACTACATACTGCAAGTTCTTGCTATTGGGATAGTTCTACTGACGGTAAGCGCAGTGTTTTGCGacgtaaattattttaaaatggaATATCCTGACTTGTGCTTTGGGATCAAAACCCAGGTGCCTTTGTCTATCACCTTCCGGCATATTTTCGTGTTTGCCTAGTCTATATAATAGGTTAGCTAAGGAAAATTACACTCGGTAGAGGTCTATATGAGTTGACTAATCTATCCAGAAACCTATGTGCTCCTAAGATTCTGTTCTTGGCTTACgaactcgcctgctatgtccggTGAGTCATTCTAACGTAGTCAGAAGAAACCGACGAGTTACAACTTCAATACCATTTCTTAATATTCTACGCATCCCAGTTATATCTCTTTCTTATCTGTGGTGGGAAATCGTAAGAAACCCTGTCATCTCGAGCTCGTTATGAGTTATGCAAACCATCTCCCAAAACTTCACTGGTATCGGTCTTCTTGTATTTCTCCCAAGAGATCCAGATTTTCTCCCAAACAATGCTTATCCACTTTTTAGGTCGCATTCTATCGGTAGTGTGTAAATGATGTTCGAGATTTCGCTTCCTATTCTCGTGAGAGTTAGCTGTACCACCTTTACTGTTCTAAAACCTTTAGCTAAAACTGAACAGTGAGTCGCAGTTTTGACTTACTGTAGTTTTTAAGTCATTGTAAGTTAAGAGAAACCCTAAGGATGGATCGCCAACTTTTTAGTTAATGCTGTTTGTGTCCGATTCACACTGAAACACTTGCATCGATAGGTGTTCACTGTCTCCCTGTTACGGTCGAGGGTGAGGAGTCTGctccccctctcgaaatgctttcatatgaccacgtgtatacagccaatGACAGGTaggtcttactcactgccttctcgctgcactattgttgtttacgaaattgagaggacgaaaaactgggttagtggatatggaggatccacctaaaaGAGCTGGAAAACCCTgttttcaaaccaatggtgtacgtGCGCTtcgggatcctgaaggaacatgTGGCGTATGGACCAAATGTTGGCCACCATGGGACCGTATCTCCtcacgtcgctccactgccttgtggattagacctttacgtcgaaggctcagggtgtggcaccaagaaaaccacctgctcctgtctgggcacccgggcagcatcACAGCACATGCACaagtcaagtgacttgtgtggtgcatatgtattcggtgaccctttgtaccaatatttgtgttcaaataaataaacagttcaCTCCCAGAACACTTTAACAATACGTAGAAGTTAGTCTAGACTATTCTTACATCTTCATCTGGTGCTACGTCGCTGTGTTTTGATGTTATCAGAAGGAAGTGGCATTAAAGATACGGTGATATACGGAAGTTCATCGACATAAAAGATCAACAAAATATGACCTAGTACAGAGCCCTGTGGTAATCCACTAATTACTTGTTTCAAACAGGTTAGTTAAAGAGTACTTTCTCGGCAACCAATAAGAAAATCTTTGATGCACTTAAGCAGGTATCAGCTCTCTATGTTTGGTAAAAACCTGTCACACGGAATTTTGTCGAGTGCTTTGCTAAAGTCCACGTAGATTACACTTAATGATATTTACTATCTAAAAACTGTAACGGTGAATAGCCTGGAAATAAAACCCCATTCCTCCTAGCCTTGAGAGATATGCATGCGTTTGTTACTTGTAATTTTGATAGATGTATGTAAAACCGAAAGGTAAATTAGAAATTTATCACACAATGTGAGTTTTTTGAATGACTCATTCGAGATGAAACATAATATTAATTAGTATATGATCAGGATACATGTGTATCTCTTAAGCCAATACTGCCAATTTACGTCCTTTTTCAGAAAATGTTCATCATTGTGCCTTGTGGTGGACAAATCTCTCTTGGGTCAGCTCACTGTAATTGTATTTGATCTTAGGGTTGGAAAACAATAGCTGGATGTCGAAATGCGGGTCACAAGAGCAACGTTATTTAGACCAGTGAATCTTGTCTTGTTGCAATGGTTCTTTAACACTTAATTCTACCTATATTTTTAAAAGCCAGTCCTTCAGTAAATTTACGGACTACTCATTACCATTGGTGGCTACTCTCTACTTCATGTTATCCGGAGCCTTCGTTTTACAGAATTGATGTCAACTTTTAACTAAATCGCTATACATTATATTATGAAAGGttcttttaaaacattttatgagaTTCCTAATGACATCAAGGTAAACCGTAACTGAAAATAATGTATGGGATAACCACTCTCAAATCCTTCCAAGTTCAGACACAATCACGAAGAAACTCATTGTCATAAAACGGGTAGATACTTTCCGAAAACAAGAACCCCTTGCCAAAACTCCATCTTAACTAACCACAATTCAGTTTATATTTACCAGCTAATGTTGCAGCCATTAAATAGGTTTTTGTCGGTATTAGTCAAAGAAAGCACTTAGTAGAGTAACAATGCAAAAGGCGATCGTTGTTACTAGTCTGTTGGCAGATAATTCTTAAGATAACTAAAAGGGCTTGGGACTGGCCACCTTTCCTGTATCGACTGTATTTGTAATCTTCATCTGGGAGCCTCATAGAAAGCTTATTTGTAACATTAAGCTAACATTATCGTTAATGCTACAAGTTCTTACAAAATTATTCAGCCAGGGAGTTCTAGTGTATTTCTTATGTTGTAAGAGATAGAAAGACATTATTGGACTGTATATTCACGGACAAAATTCTTCAATTTAGTTCCGTCTAGAAGTTTAAACAAGGCTTAGAGATTAAATTTGCAAATCAAGTCAAAGTATGACGTGGATTTTTCAGCGCAAAGATCCACCGGTTTTATGACAATCTGCTACGTATCCAATATTAACATTCATGCTAATCATCACTATTTCGTATTTTTTCAGGGAGTTGTACAGTAAAATGGGAAAACAAGTCTATGTATTTCATTGTTACAGTGTTTGGCTTAGCGATATAATCCTTTTCGACCAACGAAatagttttaaaacaattaatcagATTGTATGAAGACCGTCTGCGTTCTAAACAACTTGTGAGCATTCGTTTTTTGGGTTTGAACGTGGTATCTGGACTTTATCTTTGTTGATGCAGTTTACTTTACTTCCGTATCTTCACCGCTCAGCTGAGTTATTACGTTGAATAAACAGATCATGTATCATGATTATTTCTCTGTAATTGTTATACATCCATTCACATCACTACTTTATgtattaatagggcacaagttataacaaatttaAAGACGTGTTAAGTAATAACAACACTCCGTGACTTTCAGTTAGTATTGTAACAAAAGCATATCGCCTGATTTGTGATATTCAGAGTATTTTTTGCAGATACTATGTTCCTTTGTATATCGCCTCTGCTAATTCCATAAGTGCTTTTATTTACTATCTCGAGTTACTAATATCCGCAAAGAAATCAGTGGATACCTCCCTGTTTACCTGGTAGTATGGAAAAATAGCGCAACGGCTACTAGTGCTTCAAAGAACTAAGGTCGTTGTTCGAAGCGCCCTCTGTTCACTTTGACGTTTGAAAGAATGATAAGTTGGTATCTTGTAACCACCTTTGAAAAGATGTCTTAGTCACTAAGGCATTAATCCTGCTACCAGCTGAGCTGAAATATTAGTTTCCACCATACTGCGCTAATTATGCGAAAAAAACGTGATCGATGCAGTGACCAGATGTTCACTTCCCGCTTGGTTGCTACCAGGTGACTTACAGATCGGCTAGCGTCCCATAATTTGATATTGGAGTTGTTCCTGATCAGTCGCACAAAAACTGAATATTGGAGGAAGGTTTGTCTGGTGTTTTGGCATTCAGAAAGTTCCTCGTAGCAAATGTATGGAGCATAGTGATGGCATTTAACCAGTAGGAGTTAATCTAATCCCCCCATTAATCTTTGGCTTACCCATACATAATATTTTGGGGACAACTCTAGAGGAAGAATAAAGTAGTGTCACAAATGTGTCGTCTAAATATAAACTTCGGCATTGATTTTTTTTGTCTGACTACGTGATACCACATAGGTCACAAATCAAAATTGGTCAATAAGTGCTCAGCGTCCGTATACGACTTGGCTTGAACTGTCACAACGCAAAGTActaatgtagtgaacagaacacgggtgggaacaatcgaatgtatttaacacaaaattacaggacttgttaacaaaatctaacaatcataaagtaaatgtttaacttgcaaaatgtccaccaattgtctcaaaatgacatacttcattgttcttgcattttcacacaaattgcattctgtttcgattctttactgttcgatcctcttgtctctctgctgccagacctatTCAAGACTAacatcacatactacttatgtcaatataagtagcacacaccacactactacgACAGGAAAGTCGATGTTGGAAGCCTTACGTGGTTCGCCAAAAATAGTCGAGGATTTCATATGTTCGAGCATTAATTCTTTTATGACAGGCGCCAAGTCATGGAGGCCTGGTTATTTTTTATACCACACTACAGAAGGTGGAATAAACTGCCATGACGTACGGCAACTCTGTCGTATATTATGGGAACTTAGTTTGTTCGATCTGAAAATGCTAGATATCTTTCTGTACTTAACACCGTCCTCCAAAGGAATTGTCGCATCCCATGACAAAACTATGCAAGCACTGATGAGGTCTGATAACGTGTTTTCGGTAATAATGAAGACGATAAAATTATTGTTAACTTCTCAAAACACCCGTTTTGGTGACTTAGACATAAATACACATACTGTGTCTTTAACATTGTTGTTTACCGTATAAATACCGTTACTTAACAAAGCGATGGATCTTGCAAAGTAGATTaactagacagtaccagtaatGAATGGACACACGTAGCAAGGGAACCAAAAATAATTTCATAGACTCTGGACAGAACTGCGACGACCATGACGCTTTTTCTAATGAAACGTAAATCCTAAGGAACTTTAGATCTTGTAACCACCAGCCAGtaacaaataaactaaataGCCTTAGATTTATTATTCACAGTACTGAATACCAACCGTattgtttaaaatgattaaCGTTGCCACCATGCTGACAGTATTATACGTCAAATTGAATTTAGACCACAGTATCAAATATATAGCTTGAACTAGAGGGGGTGTTGTATGTTAAAATACTCTGTGCTAAAGTAATACTAAGGAACATGAATACGTAAAAATACATTACCATCTAGTAATTAAGTAGCAATACAAATACCATTCACAAGGTAATACTTTAATCATGAAACAAACTAAAGACTAATTGTGTATTTACGTTTGTATGATTACAGGCAATGTGTAGCGTTGGAAGATTGCTCTGTCGCTTTTCTGTGAAATCTGACTTTTAAGTTGTTAGATAATAGTACGAATTTACGGCAACAATCTAAACAAAAAGTGGTAAACTAGTGCTATTTCCAACTCAGATCTTACTCAACCATCAGTTTTAAAGTATGTGGTGATGAATGTACACAGTGGCCTAGTTATACACAAAATCAGGTTTGGATATAAAAGAAAAGCCTCAATGTGAGTTATTTATCTACCACAGACCATATATTTAATTCATGACAGTGAACTTCATTGGTTGACTGACCAACGGAGTCAGGAAGAAGACCATTGTTGTCTTTAGTACTAGACAGATTAGGATAGCTCTCCAACAACCAATCTATTGTATTTTTCTGTTTCCCCCGGTACGCctgaaaacaaatgaaaatatctATAAAAT from Schistosoma haematobium chromosome ZW, whole genome shotgun sequence includes:
- the DYNLT1_3 gene encoding Dynein light chain Tctex-type, variant 2 (EggNog:ENOG410VICP~COG:N) translates to TTFVSDEVKNIVKESIESIIGSSSYSHSKVQQWTSSVIEQCLSQLTKLGKPFKYIGMSDEIMFQPFSVTCVIMQKSGAGLHTASSCYWDSSTDGVHCLPVTVEGEESAPPLEMLSYDHVYTANDRGRKTGLVDMEDPPKRAGKPCFQTNGVRSCTVKWENKSMYFIVTVFGLAI
- the DYNLT1_3 gene encoding Dynein light chain Tctex-type (EggNog:ENOG410VICP~COG:N), with product MDDLQTSEETTFVSDEVKNIVKESIESIIGSSSYSHSKVQQWTSSVIEQCLSQLTKLGKPFKYIVTCVIMQKSGAGLHTASSCYWDSSTDGSCTVKWENKSMYFIVTVFGLAI